One genomic window of Osmia bicornis bicornis chromosome 5, iOsmBic2.1, whole genome shotgun sequence includes the following:
- the LOC114871081 gene encoding epsin-2 isoform X4 yields the protein MPTMAMQKMRRQGQDVMQVNLAGIRRDIVNLAHNYSNAQKAVRKATSNDPWGPSSTLMAEIADLTYNVVAFTEIMQMLWKRLNDHGKNWRHVYKALILLEYLIKTGTEKVAQQCKENIFAIQTLKDFQYMEGSKDQGVYVREKAKQLVALLKDDERLRNERARALKAKERFAQSVSGFGSDGLDTMSPVSSDFQDWEPCRLGSESTARRTSKPELEAARPQTVGEEELQLQLALAMSREEAEQEEQRRRSDDVRLQLALSQSQQDFKAPQTEKQSHMLDLLDVNLEEACGYNVKTDPWGIPITAPPPRPQQQNDPWSAPTTSSTSPAIDPWTPVPPQRPTAAIDPWRAPPSSPVTVTSSPSTDPWSPLPSTTATATTTTEADANKKQNIGFAAQSPQNIGFNLPTTSSATFNTTSNGFNGTGPSLNNFPLGNQNSSAASPLNDLDEFDIITNRNKPGSSLQTANNGDTLSPDPFDLGSIADNLPTSTGAVKKTPQSFLGENSALVNLDNLVSTSTIKPTTPTPAAAITYSANPFATATPPPRPTINQIRQDPWAANTTTTANPFLS from the exons ATGCCAACAATGGCTATGCAGAAG ATGAGAAGACAAGGTCAGGACGTCATGCAGGTGAATTTGGCAGGTATTAGGCGAGATATTGTTAATCTCGCTCACAATTATAGTAATGCAcag AAAGCTGTACGAAAAGCCACCAGTAATGATCCTTGGGGTCCAAGTAGTACACTTATGGCAGAAATAGCTGATTTAACTTATAACGTTGTTGCTTTTACCGAAATTATGCAAATGTTATGGAAGCGATTAAACGATCATGGAAAAAATTGGCGGCACGTGTACAAAGCTTTAATCCTTTTAGAGTACCTTATTAAAACAGGCACAGAGAAAGTTGCACAGCAatgtaaagaaaatatttttgccATTCAAACTTTGAAAG ATTTCCAGTATATGGAAGGATCTAAGGATCAGGGGGTGTATGTCCGGGAGAAAGCAAAGCAACTAGTGGCCTTATTAAAAGATGATGAAAGACTAAGAAACGAAAGGGCTAGAGCACTGAAAGCAAAAGAGAGATTTGCACAATCAGTTAGTGGATTTGGTAGCGATGGATTAGATACTATGTCTCCTGTTAGCAGTGAT TTTCAGGATTGGGAACCGTGCCGTTTAGGATCTGAATCTACGGCTAGGCGTACAAGTAAAC CTGAACTGGAAGCTGCAAGACCGCAAACGGTCGGGGAAGAAGAATTGCAGCTACAATTAGCTCTTGCAATGTCTAGAGAAGAAGCCGAACAAGAAGAACAAAGAAGACGTAGCGATGATGTTAGATTACAATTAGCTCTTAGTCAAAGTCAACAAGATTTTAA AGCCCCGCAAACTGAAAAACAAAGTCATATGCTAGATTTATTGGATGTAAACTTGGAAGAAGCATgcggatataatgtaaaaacTGATCCGTGGGGCATACCGATCACAGCACCTCCGCCCAGACCTCAG CAACAAAACGATCCATGGAGTGCTCCTACAACGAGTAGTACCTCGCCTGCAATCGATCCATGGACTCCTGTTCCACCGCAAAGACCAa CTGCTGCAATTGATCCGTGGCGAGCACCCCCTTCATCACCCGTGACGGTTACATCTTCACCTAGCACAGATCCTTGGTCTCCTCTACCTTCTACTACTGCTACCGCTACCACCACTACTGAAGCTGATGCAAATAAGAAACAG AATATTGGTTTTGCGGCACAGTCGCCCCAAAATATAGGCTTTAATTTGCCTACCACTTCAAGTGCTACTTTCAATACTACTAGCAATGGCTTCAATGGTACTGGGCCTAGTCTTAACAATTTCCCTCTTGGAAATCAAAATAGTTCTGCAGCCAGTCCGCTGAACGATTTAGATGAATTTGATATAATTACTAACAGAAATAAGCCTGGATCTAGTCTTCAAACAGCAAACAACG GAGATACGCTATCACCAGATCCATTCGATTTGGGAAGCATAGCCGATAATCTTCCTACGAGTACTGGAGCTGTTAAGAAAACACCGCAATCGTTCCTCGGAGAGAATTCTGCTCTTGTTAATCTTGATAATCTCGTCAGTACATCTACAATCAAACCAACAACACCTACACCCGCAG
- the LOC114871081 gene encoding epsin-2 isoform X2: protein MPTMAMQKMRRQGQDVMQVNLAGIRRDIVNLAHNYSNAQKAVRKATSNDPWGPSSTLMAEIADLTYNVVAFTEIMQMLWKRLNDHGKNWRHVYKALILLEYLIKTGTEKVAQQCKENIFAIQTLKDFQYMEGSKDQGVYVREKAKQLVALLKDDERLRNERARALKAKERFAQSVSGFGSDGLDTMSPVSSDDWEPCRLGSESTARRTSKPELEAARPQTVGEEELQLQLALAMSREEAEQEEQRRRSDDVRLQLALSQSQQDFKAPQTEKQSHMLDLLDVNLEEACGYNVKTDPWGIPITAPPPRPQQQNDPWSAPTTSSTSPAIDPWTPVPPQRPTAAIDPWRAPPSSPVTVTSSPSTDPWSPLPSTTATATTTTEADANKKQADREGITSTSPAFNNSTLTQNIGFAAQSPQNIGFNLPTTSSATFNTTSNGFNGTGPSLNNFPLGNQNSSAASPLNDLDEFDIITNRNKPGSSLQTANNGDTLSPDPFDLGSIADNLPTSTGAVKKTPQSFLGENSALVNLDNLVSTSTIKPTTPTPAAAITYSANPFATATPPPRPTINQIRQDPWAANTTTTANPFLS, encoded by the exons ATGCCAACAATGGCTATGCAGAAG ATGAGAAGACAAGGTCAGGACGTCATGCAGGTGAATTTGGCAGGTATTAGGCGAGATATTGTTAATCTCGCTCACAATTATAGTAATGCAcag AAAGCTGTACGAAAAGCCACCAGTAATGATCCTTGGGGTCCAAGTAGTACACTTATGGCAGAAATAGCTGATTTAACTTATAACGTTGTTGCTTTTACCGAAATTATGCAAATGTTATGGAAGCGATTAAACGATCATGGAAAAAATTGGCGGCACGTGTACAAAGCTTTAATCCTTTTAGAGTACCTTATTAAAACAGGCACAGAGAAAGTTGCACAGCAatgtaaagaaaatatttttgccATTCAAACTTTGAAAG ATTTCCAGTATATGGAAGGATCTAAGGATCAGGGGGTGTATGTCCGGGAGAAAGCAAAGCAACTAGTGGCCTTATTAAAAGATGATGAAAGACTAAGAAACGAAAGGGCTAGAGCACTGAAAGCAAAAGAGAGATTTGCACAATCAGTTAGTGGATTTGGTAGCGATGGATTAGATACTATGTCTCCTGTTAGCAGTGAT GATTGGGAACCGTGCCGTTTAGGATCTGAATCTACGGCTAGGCGTACAAGTAAAC CTGAACTGGAAGCTGCAAGACCGCAAACGGTCGGGGAAGAAGAATTGCAGCTACAATTAGCTCTTGCAATGTCTAGAGAAGAAGCCGAACAAGAAGAACAAAGAAGACGTAGCGATGATGTTAGATTACAATTAGCTCTTAGTCAAAGTCAACAAGATTTTAA AGCCCCGCAAACTGAAAAACAAAGTCATATGCTAGATTTATTGGATGTAAACTTGGAAGAAGCATgcggatataatgtaaaaacTGATCCGTGGGGCATACCGATCACAGCACCTCCGCCCAGACCTCAG CAACAAAACGATCCATGGAGTGCTCCTACAACGAGTAGTACCTCGCCTGCAATCGATCCATGGACTCCTGTTCCACCGCAAAGACCAa CTGCTGCAATTGATCCGTGGCGAGCACCCCCTTCATCACCCGTGACGGTTACATCTTCACCTAGCACAGATCCTTGGTCTCCTCTACCTTCTACTACTGCTACCGCTACCACCACTACTGAAGCTGATGCAAATAAGAAACAG GCTGATCGAGAAGGTATAACATCTACTTCTCCAGCTTTTAACAATTCCACTTTAACACAGAATATTGGTTTTGCGGCACAGTCGCCCCAAAATATAGGCTTTAATTTGCCTACCACTTCAAGTGCTACTTTCAATACTACTAGCAATGGCTTCAATGGTACTGGGCCTAGTCTTAACAATTTCCCTCTTGGAAATCAAAATAGTTCTGCAGCCAGTCCGCTGAACGATTTAGATGAATTTGATATAATTACTAACAGAAATAAGCCTGGATCTAGTCTTCAAACAGCAAACAACG GAGATACGCTATCACCAGATCCATTCGATTTGGGAAGCATAGCCGATAATCTTCCTACGAGTACTGGAGCTGTTAAGAAAACACCGCAATCGTTCCTCGGAGAGAATTCTGCTCTTGTTAATCTTGATAATCTCGTCAGTACATCTACAATCAAACCAACAACACCTACACCCGCAG
- the LOC114871081 gene encoding epsin-2 isoform X1: MPTMAMQKMRRQGQDVMQVNLAGIRRDIVNLAHNYSNAQKAVRKATSNDPWGPSSTLMAEIADLTYNVVAFTEIMQMLWKRLNDHGKNWRHVYKALILLEYLIKTGTEKVAQQCKENIFAIQTLKDFQYMEGSKDQGVYVREKAKQLVALLKDDERLRNERARALKAKERFAQSVSGFGSDGLDTMSPVSSDFQDWEPCRLGSESTARRTSKPELEAARPQTVGEEELQLQLALAMSREEAEQEEQRRRSDDVRLQLALSQSQQDFKAPQTEKQSHMLDLLDVNLEEACGYNVKTDPWGIPITAPPPRPQQQNDPWSAPTTSSTSPAIDPWTPVPPQRPTAAIDPWRAPPSSPVTVTSSPSTDPWSPLPSTTATATTTTEADANKKQADREGITSTSPAFNNSTLTQNIGFAAQSPQNIGFNLPTTSSATFNTTSNGFNGTGPSLNNFPLGNQNSSAASPLNDLDEFDIITNRNKPGSSLQTANNGDTLSPDPFDLGSIADNLPTSTGAVKKTPQSFLGENSALVNLDNLVSTSTIKPTTPTPAAAITYSANPFATATPPPRPTINQIRQDPWAANTTTTANPFLS; encoded by the exons ATGCCAACAATGGCTATGCAGAAG ATGAGAAGACAAGGTCAGGACGTCATGCAGGTGAATTTGGCAGGTATTAGGCGAGATATTGTTAATCTCGCTCACAATTATAGTAATGCAcag AAAGCTGTACGAAAAGCCACCAGTAATGATCCTTGGGGTCCAAGTAGTACACTTATGGCAGAAATAGCTGATTTAACTTATAACGTTGTTGCTTTTACCGAAATTATGCAAATGTTATGGAAGCGATTAAACGATCATGGAAAAAATTGGCGGCACGTGTACAAAGCTTTAATCCTTTTAGAGTACCTTATTAAAACAGGCACAGAGAAAGTTGCACAGCAatgtaaagaaaatatttttgccATTCAAACTTTGAAAG ATTTCCAGTATATGGAAGGATCTAAGGATCAGGGGGTGTATGTCCGGGAGAAAGCAAAGCAACTAGTGGCCTTATTAAAAGATGATGAAAGACTAAGAAACGAAAGGGCTAGAGCACTGAAAGCAAAAGAGAGATTTGCACAATCAGTTAGTGGATTTGGTAGCGATGGATTAGATACTATGTCTCCTGTTAGCAGTGAT TTTCAGGATTGGGAACCGTGCCGTTTAGGATCTGAATCTACGGCTAGGCGTACAAGTAAAC CTGAACTGGAAGCTGCAAGACCGCAAACGGTCGGGGAAGAAGAATTGCAGCTACAATTAGCTCTTGCAATGTCTAGAGAAGAAGCCGAACAAGAAGAACAAAGAAGACGTAGCGATGATGTTAGATTACAATTAGCTCTTAGTCAAAGTCAACAAGATTTTAA AGCCCCGCAAACTGAAAAACAAAGTCATATGCTAGATTTATTGGATGTAAACTTGGAAGAAGCATgcggatataatgtaaaaacTGATCCGTGGGGCATACCGATCACAGCACCTCCGCCCAGACCTCAG CAACAAAACGATCCATGGAGTGCTCCTACAACGAGTAGTACCTCGCCTGCAATCGATCCATGGACTCCTGTTCCACCGCAAAGACCAa CTGCTGCAATTGATCCGTGGCGAGCACCCCCTTCATCACCCGTGACGGTTACATCTTCACCTAGCACAGATCCTTGGTCTCCTCTACCTTCTACTACTGCTACCGCTACCACCACTACTGAAGCTGATGCAAATAAGAAACAG GCTGATCGAGAAGGTATAACATCTACTTCTCCAGCTTTTAACAATTCCACTTTAACACAGAATATTGGTTTTGCGGCACAGTCGCCCCAAAATATAGGCTTTAATTTGCCTACCACTTCAAGTGCTACTTTCAATACTACTAGCAATGGCTTCAATGGTACTGGGCCTAGTCTTAACAATTTCCCTCTTGGAAATCAAAATAGTTCTGCAGCCAGTCCGCTGAACGATTTAGATGAATTTGATATAATTACTAACAGAAATAAGCCTGGATCTAGTCTTCAAACAGCAAACAACG GAGATACGCTATCACCAGATCCATTCGATTTGGGAAGCATAGCCGATAATCTTCCTACGAGTACTGGAGCTGTTAAGAAAACACCGCAATCGTTCCTCGGAGAGAATTCTGCTCTTGTTAATCTTGATAATCTCGTCAGTACATCTACAATCAAACCAACAACACCTACACCCGCAG
- the LOC114871081 gene encoding epsin-2 isoform X7 produces MPTMAMQKMRRQGQDVMQVNLAGIRRDIVNLAHNYSNAQKAVRKATSNDPWGPSSTLMAEIADLTYNVVAFTEIMQMLWKRLNDHGKNWRHVYKALILLEYLIKTGTEKVAQQCKENIFAIQTLKDFQYMEGSKDQGVYVREKAKQLVALLKDDERLRNERARALKAKERFAQSVSGFGSDGLDTMSPVSSDFQDWEPCRLGSESTARRTSKPELEAARPQTVGEEELQLQLALAMSREEAEQEEQRRRSDDVRLQLALSQSQQDFKAPQTEKQSHMLDLLDVNLEEACGYNVKTDPWGIPITAPPPRPQQQNDPWSAPTTSSTSPAIDPWTPVPPQRPTAAIDPWRAPPSSPVTVTSSPSTDPWSPLPSTTATATTTTEADANKKQADREGITSTSPAFNNSTLTQNIGFAAQSPQNIGFNLPTTSSATFNTTSNGFNGTGPSLNNFPLGNQNSSAASPLNDLDEFDIITNRNKPGSSLQTANNGDTLSPDPFDLGSIADNLPTSTGAVKKTPQSFLGENSALVNLDNLVSTSTIKPTTPTPAAFHWK; encoded by the exons ATGCCAACAATGGCTATGCAGAAG ATGAGAAGACAAGGTCAGGACGTCATGCAGGTGAATTTGGCAGGTATTAGGCGAGATATTGTTAATCTCGCTCACAATTATAGTAATGCAcag AAAGCTGTACGAAAAGCCACCAGTAATGATCCTTGGGGTCCAAGTAGTACACTTATGGCAGAAATAGCTGATTTAACTTATAACGTTGTTGCTTTTACCGAAATTATGCAAATGTTATGGAAGCGATTAAACGATCATGGAAAAAATTGGCGGCACGTGTACAAAGCTTTAATCCTTTTAGAGTACCTTATTAAAACAGGCACAGAGAAAGTTGCACAGCAatgtaaagaaaatatttttgccATTCAAACTTTGAAAG ATTTCCAGTATATGGAAGGATCTAAGGATCAGGGGGTGTATGTCCGGGAGAAAGCAAAGCAACTAGTGGCCTTATTAAAAGATGATGAAAGACTAAGAAACGAAAGGGCTAGAGCACTGAAAGCAAAAGAGAGATTTGCACAATCAGTTAGTGGATTTGGTAGCGATGGATTAGATACTATGTCTCCTGTTAGCAGTGAT TTTCAGGATTGGGAACCGTGCCGTTTAGGATCTGAATCTACGGCTAGGCGTACAAGTAAAC CTGAACTGGAAGCTGCAAGACCGCAAACGGTCGGGGAAGAAGAATTGCAGCTACAATTAGCTCTTGCAATGTCTAGAGAAGAAGCCGAACAAGAAGAACAAAGAAGACGTAGCGATGATGTTAGATTACAATTAGCTCTTAGTCAAAGTCAACAAGATTTTAA AGCCCCGCAAACTGAAAAACAAAGTCATATGCTAGATTTATTGGATGTAAACTTGGAAGAAGCATgcggatataatgtaaaaacTGATCCGTGGGGCATACCGATCACAGCACCTCCGCCCAGACCTCAG CAACAAAACGATCCATGGAGTGCTCCTACAACGAGTAGTACCTCGCCTGCAATCGATCCATGGACTCCTGTTCCACCGCAAAGACCAa CTGCTGCAATTGATCCGTGGCGAGCACCCCCTTCATCACCCGTGACGGTTACATCTTCACCTAGCACAGATCCTTGGTCTCCTCTACCTTCTACTACTGCTACCGCTACCACCACTACTGAAGCTGATGCAAATAAGAAACAG GCTGATCGAGAAGGTATAACATCTACTTCTCCAGCTTTTAACAATTCCACTTTAACACAGAATATTGGTTTTGCGGCACAGTCGCCCCAAAATATAGGCTTTAATTTGCCTACCACTTCAAGTGCTACTTTCAATACTACTAGCAATGGCTTCAATGGTACTGGGCCTAGTCTTAACAATTTCCCTCTTGGAAATCAAAATAGTTCTGCAGCCAGTCCGCTGAACGATTTAGATGAATTTGATATAATTACTAACAGAAATAAGCCTGGATCTAGTCTTCAAACAGCAAACAACG GAGATACGCTATCACCAGATCCATTCGATTTGGGAAGCATAGCCGATAATCTTCCTACGAGTACTGGAGCTGTTAAGAAAACACCGCAATCGTTCCTCGGAGAGAATTCTGCTCTTGTTAATCTTGATAATCTCGTCAGTACATCTACAATCAAACCAACAACACCTACACCCGCAG CATTTCATTGGAAGTAA
- the LOC114871081 gene encoding epsin-2 isoform X6: MPTMAMQKMRRQGQDVMQVNLAGIRRDIVNLAHNYSNAQKAVRKATSNDPWGPSSTLMAEIADLTYNVVAFTEIMQMLWKRLNDHGKNWRHVYKALILLEYLIKTGTEKVAQQCKENIFAIQTLKDFQYMEGSKDQGVYVREKAKQLVALLKDDERLRNERARALKAKERFAQSVSGFGSDGLDTMSPVSSDFQDWEPCRLGSESTARRTSKPELEAARPQTVGEEELQLQLALAMSREEAEQEEQRRRSDDVRLQLALSQSQQDFKAPQTEKQSHMLDLLDVNLEEACGYNVKTDPWGIPITAPPPRPQQQNDPWSAPTTSSTSPAIDPWTPVPPQRPTAAIDPWRAPPSSPVTVTSSPSTDPWSPLPSTTATATTTTEADANKKQADREGITSTSPAFNNSTLTQNIGFAAQSPQNIGFNLPTTSSATFNTTSNGFNGTGPSLNNFPLGNQNSSAASPLNDLDEFDIITNRNKPGSSLQTANNGDTLSPDPFDLGSIADNLPTSTGAVKKTPQSFLGENSALVNLDNLVSTSTIKPTTPTPAVLDGLNEG, translated from the exons ATGCCAACAATGGCTATGCAGAAG ATGAGAAGACAAGGTCAGGACGTCATGCAGGTGAATTTGGCAGGTATTAGGCGAGATATTGTTAATCTCGCTCACAATTATAGTAATGCAcag AAAGCTGTACGAAAAGCCACCAGTAATGATCCTTGGGGTCCAAGTAGTACACTTATGGCAGAAATAGCTGATTTAACTTATAACGTTGTTGCTTTTACCGAAATTATGCAAATGTTATGGAAGCGATTAAACGATCATGGAAAAAATTGGCGGCACGTGTACAAAGCTTTAATCCTTTTAGAGTACCTTATTAAAACAGGCACAGAGAAAGTTGCACAGCAatgtaaagaaaatatttttgccATTCAAACTTTGAAAG ATTTCCAGTATATGGAAGGATCTAAGGATCAGGGGGTGTATGTCCGGGAGAAAGCAAAGCAACTAGTGGCCTTATTAAAAGATGATGAAAGACTAAGAAACGAAAGGGCTAGAGCACTGAAAGCAAAAGAGAGATTTGCACAATCAGTTAGTGGATTTGGTAGCGATGGATTAGATACTATGTCTCCTGTTAGCAGTGAT TTTCAGGATTGGGAACCGTGCCGTTTAGGATCTGAATCTACGGCTAGGCGTACAAGTAAAC CTGAACTGGAAGCTGCAAGACCGCAAACGGTCGGGGAAGAAGAATTGCAGCTACAATTAGCTCTTGCAATGTCTAGAGAAGAAGCCGAACAAGAAGAACAAAGAAGACGTAGCGATGATGTTAGATTACAATTAGCTCTTAGTCAAAGTCAACAAGATTTTAA AGCCCCGCAAACTGAAAAACAAAGTCATATGCTAGATTTATTGGATGTAAACTTGGAAGAAGCATgcggatataatgtaaaaacTGATCCGTGGGGCATACCGATCACAGCACCTCCGCCCAGACCTCAG CAACAAAACGATCCATGGAGTGCTCCTACAACGAGTAGTACCTCGCCTGCAATCGATCCATGGACTCCTGTTCCACCGCAAAGACCAa CTGCTGCAATTGATCCGTGGCGAGCACCCCCTTCATCACCCGTGACGGTTACATCTTCACCTAGCACAGATCCTTGGTCTCCTCTACCTTCTACTACTGCTACCGCTACCACCACTACTGAAGCTGATGCAAATAAGAAACAG GCTGATCGAGAAGGTATAACATCTACTTCTCCAGCTTTTAACAATTCCACTTTAACACAGAATATTGGTTTTGCGGCACAGTCGCCCCAAAATATAGGCTTTAATTTGCCTACCACTTCAAGTGCTACTTTCAATACTACTAGCAATGGCTTCAATGGTACTGGGCCTAGTCTTAACAATTTCCCTCTTGGAAATCAAAATAGTTCTGCAGCCAGTCCGCTGAACGATTTAGATGAATTTGATATAATTACTAACAGAAATAAGCCTGGATCTAGTCTTCAAACAGCAAACAACG GAGATACGCTATCACCAGATCCATTCGATTTGGGAAGCATAGCCGATAATCTTCCTACGAGTACTGGAGCTGTTAAGAAAACACCGCAATCGTTCCTCGGAGAGAATTCTGCTCTTGTTAATCTTGATAATCTCGTCAGTACATCTACAATCAAACCAACAACACCTACACCCGCAG
- the LOC114871081 gene encoding epsin-2 isoform X5 — protein MPTMAMQKMRRQGQDVMQVNLAGIRRDIVNLAHNYSNAQKAVRKATSNDPWGPSSTLMAEIADLTYNVVAFTEIMQMLWKRLNDHGKNWRHVYKALILLEYLIKTGTEKVAQQCKENIFAIQTLKDFQYMEGSKDQGVYVREKAKQLVALLKDDERLRNERARALKAKERFAQSVSGFGSDGLDTMSPVSSDFQDWEPCRLGSESTARRTSKPELEAARPQTVGEEELQLQLALAMSREEAEQEEQRRRSDDVRLQLALSQSQQDFKAPQTEKQSHMLDLLDVNLEEACGYNVKTDPWGIPITAPPPRPQQQNDPWSAPTTSSTSPAIDPWTPVPPQRPTAAIDPWRAPPSSPVTVTSSPSTDPWSPLPSTTATATTTTEADANKKQSPQNIGFNLPTTSSATFNTTSNGFNGTGPSLNNFPLGNQNSSAASPLNDLDEFDIITNRNKPGSSLQTANNGDTLSPDPFDLGSIADNLPTSTGAVKKTPQSFLGENSALVNLDNLVSTSTIKPTTPTPAAAITYSANPFATATPPPRPTINQIRQDPWAANTTTTANPFLS, from the exons ATGCCAACAATGGCTATGCAGAAG ATGAGAAGACAAGGTCAGGACGTCATGCAGGTGAATTTGGCAGGTATTAGGCGAGATATTGTTAATCTCGCTCACAATTATAGTAATGCAcag AAAGCTGTACGAAAAGCCACCAGTAATGATCCTTGGGGTCCAAGTAGTACACTTATGGCAGAAATAGCTGATTTAACTTATAACGTTGTTGCTTTTACCGAAATTATGCAAATGTTATGGAAGCGATTAAACGATCATGGAAAAAATTGGCGGCACGTGTACAAAGCTTTAATCCTTTTAGAGTACCTTATTAAAACAGGCACAGAGAAAGTTGCACAGCAatgtaaagaaaatatttttgccATTCAAACTTTGAAAG ATTTCCAGTATATGGAAGGATCTAAGGATCAGGGGGTGTATGTCCGGGAGAAAGCAAAGCAACTAGTGGCCTTATTAAAAGATGATGAAAGACTAAGAAACGAAAGGGCTAGAGCACTGAAAGCAAAAGAGAGATTTGCACAATCAGTTAGTGGATTTGGTAGCGATGGATTAGATACTATGTCTCCTGTTAGCAGTGAT TTTCAGGATTGGGAACCGTGCCGTTTAGGATCTGAATCTACGGCTAGGCGTACAAGTAAAC CTGAACTGGAAGCTGCAAGACCGCAAACGGTCGGGGAAGAAGAATTGCAGCTACAATTAGCTCTTGCAATGTCTAGAGAAGAAGCCGAACAAGAAGAACAAAGAAGACGTAGCGATGATGTTAGATTACAATTAGCTCTTAGTCAAAGTCAACAAGATTTTAA AGCCCCGCAAACTGAAAAACAAAGTCATATGCTAGATTTATTGGATGTAAACTTGGAAGAAGCATgcggatataatgtaaaaacTGATCCGTGGGGCATACCGATCACAGCACCTCCGCCCAGACCTCAG CAACAAAACGATCCATGGAGTGCTCCTACAACGAGTAGTACCTCGCCTGCAATCGATCCATGGACTCCTGTTCCACCGCAAAGACCAa CTGCTGCAATTGATCCGTGGCGAGCACCCCCTTCATCACCCGTGACGGTTACATCTTCACCTAGCACAGATCCTTGGTCTCCTCTACCTTCTACTACTGCTACCGCTACCACCACTACTGAAGCTGATGCAAATAAGAAACAG TCGCCCCAAAATATAGGCTTTAATTTGCCTACCACTTCAAGTGCTACTTTCAATACTACTAGCAATGGCTTCAATGGTACTGGGCCTAGTCTTAACAATTTCCCTCTTGGAAATCAAAATAGTTCTGCAGCCAGTCCGCTGAACGATTTAGATGAATTTGATATAATTACTAACAGAAATAAGCCTGGATCTAGTCTTCAAACAGCAAACAACG GAGATACGCTATCACCAGATCCATTCGATTTGGGAAGCATAGCCGATAATCTTCCTACGAGTACTGGAGCTGTTAAGAAAACACCGCAATCGTTCCTCGGAGAGAATTCTGCTCTTGTTAATCTTGATAATCTCGTCAGTACATCTACAATCAAACCAACAACACCTACACCCGCAG